CAAACAGCCGCAGGTGGGCGCGACCTTCTAATTCATCTGAAGGATGATGCGCCAAGGCTTCATTAAAATACGCTGCCGCTATCTCTTTTTGCCCCATTATCATGTGCGTGCGGCCCAGTTCATAAAGCGCATGAGCCACCCAAAGGATCTGATCAGGAAAAAAATCGATCACTCGCTGAAAAGCTAACAACCGATAGAGATTACGCTCCAATTGTGTGAATTCAGACCCAGGCCGGAAAATTAAATCATTGGCTGGCAAAGGGAAGAAACTAAGCGCAAATTGATATTGAAGAAATCCATCCTCCTGCCGGGGAATGACCCCTTCATCTGAGATCCGCCAAATATCAGCATTCCCGCTTCGATGAGAAATGAAATAGAGCTGCGAATCACGACTGGCAACAGGAAAGTAATCATGGTAAATATTCGGGATTAGCTGAACTTCATGCGAGATGGTAAGAGGCGTATCTGATTCCTGGTCCGGGTCGCTGGTGGTACGCAGGATCAGTTTCCATAAGCTGGGGAAATCATCGGGGGTTATGCGGCCGTCCTGATTTGTATCTTGATCATAGCGATTGAAATAGATTTCGTTTTTCACCGGGCTCCAACAGGGGAATGTGTCATCGCTTTCACCAGAGGTCACAGGGACGATGGAGGTAATAGTTGGAGGGTTACCGGCGAAATCAAGTTCCGCATAACAGATATGGCTGGTTTGATGGGAATCAGTGCCACTAGCGACAAATGCAATTCGGTTGCCTTGCGGAGACCAAGTAGGGTGCTTCGCCCCAGCTTGGGTTACTTGAAAGACAGCCTTGTTCTTAATTTGATAGAGATAGATATTGGGCAGGCCGTCACGATCCGAACAGAAAGCGATATATTTCCCATTGGGCGAGAAAGCTGGGCAAATATCGGTCCCTAAATAGTTGGTTAATTTTCTGGGCTGACCAATGACCACGAACTGATCGCCTCGCTTTTTCAACCGCACCTGCCATAGATCGCCTTGAGCATCTTCCCGATAAGAGACGAACACGATTTTTTTCCCATCGGGCGACCAAGTGGGCATGGTATCATCCGCGCGATGACGAGTCACTTGGATAGCCGAGCCACCAGCTACCGGTTTCAGCCAGATATCCATGTTGCCACTGCGTCGCGAGGCAAATGCTACCCATCGGCCGTCTGGAGAGATCGCAGGATAGGCATCCACATCGGGATGCGTCGTGATTTGATGATATGCGCGAGCTGGATCGAATGCTTCGCGCCTCGGAGGAGGCGTCGTCGCTTGGGTAAATGCTTGGGGCGGAAAAATCAGAAAAATCCCCCAGACCAGATACACCCACATCAACCGACAAAGCCATTCAACGGGAATAAAATTACTCCGAAATGAGCGCTGAAAGTTTTTTGAACTGCTGATCATGAAAACCAATTGGGGTGTTATGATGATTTCCGAAATTCAAGATCGGTGGCGATTCGAAAGGCTTCCCCGAAATCAATTCGCTGGAGTGCTTATTGCCCTTTTTTCACCCAGGTCCCATCATCTCGCTGAATCCATGTGCCAGGCTCAGAACTATCCTGGTTCATCTTTGAAAAAATTCGGGCAACGTTTTCGCTGCCAGCCTGGGCCGCCGATTCATTCAACAGCATAATGCGCTCCATAATGATTTGGCGATAGTTGTTCTCGCTTTCAACGATTTTGGTTACCCGAGCTTTTAATTCGGGATCAGCCTCGAGCTTGGCAGGATTGCGGATCTCAAGCAATCCCATGTTATTCTCTCCCACCAACCCGGCTTTCTTGAATTCATCCACATCGTCCTTGTTGAATTTCCTTCCCTGAATGGCCTCGATCACCTTTTTCTTCTCCCGGGGAAGGGACTGTTGCTGTCCCGGATTGGTCGAGCGCACTGAGGCCAGTGTCCAGGCATCCTGCTCTATTTGCTGGTAGGTCCCAATTACCTGGTTCTCCAGCGCTGTCTTCTCACCCGTTACCGTAACCTCTGGCGCTTTCACACTGCAATTCCATTGCAGCACGATCAATAAAATGAAGGTCAAACAAAACGAAATTGCATACCCAATGAATTTGTTCATGGCTTATTTCCACCTCCAATCTGTTTCCATCGGATGAATCATTGAATTAGTTATCCAGCTCATCTCACGAAGCGCGACGGGAAGCCATTGCATCAAATTGTATTGCAATTTCGCTGAATCAAATTGCACCGATGAGATGAAAATCTGGATTGTGAAACCAATAAACCGATCCCACACGTTTGGGGGAACGGTATCGCGATATGAAGTTGGTTCCTTCAGGCAACTGGACATTTCATGTTCGAGCCCAATTGCCATTTCACGCGAGATAAAAAAATATGAAATATTCTAACGATGAACAATACGAGGCAGCTTTTTGTCCATACCAAGGTGCCTGAGAGGCTCGGTGGCAATTTCTCATGAAATTAAGCCACCGTTTTCCTCGATTGCCGAAATAAAATGGTGAGTCATTGCCTTGATGATTGTTTTCTTCGTTGCCCACACGGGATTATTTATCAAACAGACAATACCGTTCGGAAACGGATCTTTGCTCCCACAAGCTCCATTTGATCCGATCGATTAGGAGGCCTTGACAAAAATACCTATCACTGGATTGTTGACCGCTGTTGTGCTCTCGGCAAAAATCCATTAGGATCTTCTGAGGAGAAGCCATAGTTCGAACCGCTGAGCTTACTGAGTGAATCAGGTGTCCTTGCGTCGATCGAGCAGCGCGCGGATCGGTCTGGTAAGGCTGGCGATCAACGAGACGATGGCCATGATCGGCTGCTCAATTTTTTCCTGCACCATCTTCTCAAATTCATTGATGCGGGTGGCAATTTGTTTGAGCTCATCGACACCTTTTTCGAGCTTGGTCACCTGCAATTGAATCGATTGAGTAATGCGTTTGACATCATTAAAAATAATCGTCAAATCATGAGAGATCGGTCCAATATGCTGACGAGCTGTATCGAGAAATTTTTCAGCTTCTTTTGCCGTTCGTCTGATTTGCACCAGAGCAATCAACAATCCGATGACAAAGACCACGATGAAAAAGGCAATAACAGCCACGCTGATTTCTATGATCATTTTGCGACCTTCCTGCCACAAGTTGGATTAACCCATGCTGATTCTGAATAATGAGCATGGATCGAAACGTTATTTTCGTTTGTCCTTATCGACCTTCTTTTCGACCTCTGCCACAACAGTTTCGCCGCGATGTGTTACTTTATCGACCCATTTTTTACCTTCTTCGATGATCTCTGTCGCCTTGGCCTTCGCTTCTTCCAATTTTTGCTCGGCGTCTTGCTTCAACTGCTCCGCTTTTTTCAATCCTTCACTCCACCATTGTTCGGTCTTCTCTTTGGCCTCAGAGTAGAGCAATTCGGCATCCTTCTTTAATTCTGATGATTTTCGTTTGATATCCTCGCGCAGTTCGCGGCCGCTTTTTGGGGCAAAAAGCAGCGCCAAGCCAGCACCGATCAATCCGCCAGCTAGCATCCCCTTGAAAAACGATTCCCATGAGAATTTTTTTTCTTCGTCCATATCAGCCTCCTTCACATGTTTAGGTAATGGTTAATTCGATTTTGCATGCGTTTTATGAATTGCCAATGTCAAAAATTAATGATATTCATATCGCCAAACATTTATAAACAAGACTCTTTCAGAGACACCCAATTGAATATCGCAGCACCTTCAAAATCTGCATGATTGAATTAACCTAGCACTTATGCTGTTTTATTAGATCAAATCGATCTAAAAACTGACCTCAATCTACAATAAAATTCCCATAAAGTCAAGAATTTTTCTGTCCCGTCAATAAAAAGCGCTTGCAAAACGCTTGCTAAATTATTACATTCAATATAGATTTGTTTTTTTATTTTTGAGCTATGTTAAGCGAAAGGAGTGAGGGAAGGAATGCTGAGTTCAGCAATGGGGACAAAGGGCAGTTTAGGCATTCTGGTTGGTGGGGGTCCAGCGCCTGGCATCAATGGGGTTATTGCCGCTGCGACGATCGAGGCACGAAATGCGGGGATGAAGGTCATTGGCATCATGGATGGTTTCGAGTGGTTGCAGAGGGGAGATATTGAACATACAGTAGAACTTGAGATCAAAGATGTCTCGCGAATTCATTTCACTGGCGGTTCAATCCTGCGTACCTCTCGCGCCAATCCAACTAAAAATGAAACCTTGTTGCGCAACACATTGGACGCAATGAATCGTCTCGGGCTCAATTATTTGATCACTATCGGAGGGGACGATACAGCAACCTCTGCTTATGAGCTCGCCAAAAATGCCAAGGGACAATTGCGCATTGCTCATGTGCCAAAAACTATTGATAACGATCTTCCGCTGCCCAAAAATTTGCCCAGCATCGGTTACGAAACGGCCCGGCACATTGGGGTAAAATTGGTGGAAAATGTCATGGAAGATTCTCGGTCCACCAACCGCTGGTACATTGTGGTGACGATGGGGCTAAAGACCGGTCACTTGACACTTGGCATTTGCAAGGCGGCTGGGGCCACGCTGGCGATCATTGGTGAGGAATTCCATTCAGAAAGAATCAGCATTCGTAATGTCTGCGATATGTTAGAAGGTGCCATGATTAAGCGGAAGGTCATGGGCCGCACCGATGGAGTGGTGCTGATCGCTGAAGGGATCGCTACTCGTTTCAACGAACCCGAACTCCGAAGCCTTCCCGACGTCACTCTTCAGTATGACGATTACGGTAATATTCATCTCTCGGAGATTGATCTTGGCAAAATTATAAAAACAGAAATCGAGCGGCGACTGGCTGCGCGCGGTGAAAAAGTCCGCCTCATTGAGATGAACATCGGCTATACCCTGCGCTGCGCTCCACCAATCCCCTTCGATTGCGAGTACGCCCGGGACCTTGGCTATGCAGCGGTCCATTTTTTAATTGATCCACAATTCGAGGATCAAAGCTGCGCCATGATCTGTGTCGATGCTGGTAAGCTGGTTCCCATTGAGCTGGCATATCTAATCGATCCAATAACCGATCGGATTCGGCTGCGCGCTGTGGACACTAAGACTGACTCCTTCGCTGTGGCCCAAAAGTATATGATCAAACTCAACAAAAGCGATTTTGAAGAGCCAGACCAACTCCTTGCTTTATCCAAAGCTGCGAAAATGACACCCGAGGCATTCCGAAACAAGTTCGAATATCTGGTGATATAATCATGGCTCATACATCCAGCAGATGTAGCGCTTATCGGAATCGATGAATTGAATAGATAGCATGATGCTGAATTTGATAATAGAGCACGAAATTTGAATTGATGCGCATTGAACAAATTGTGCAAATGCGAATGTTGCTCCTGTGGATGGAAGACTATTTTAGTTCTGATAAATAGCAGGCCAACAGATGCCAGTCCGCCAGCTTTGCCATTAGCGTCAACCTGAGAGCATTATGTCATTCTGAGCGACTACGGAGAGAGAAGAATCTGCTGATTTCGCGAAAGAATGTGGATAAATTGAAGGGATTCTTCTTCGCTTCGCCGCTCAGAATGACAACATCTCCACAAGTATTCGCTTGGGTTGACGTCAAAGACCAGCTTTGTGGGGGACACAATATCCGTATCAAAAACTGTTTCCATTTTGCTGAACTCTGAAACATGAAATTTTCTAAGGAGGAACGAAAGGCGAACATGAAAAATAAGAGATCGATACTCGCGGTTGTAGTAGCTTTAGCGTGGTTTGCTGGAACATCAAATGGAATCAGCCAACAGTCAAATGTAATTCCAGATACTGTGCTGAAAATCGTTCAACAGTTAGAGCAAAAATACCAGCCTGATCGTCGCATCTCGCGGTTCGATGTCCAAGTTCGATGGGAAGGGGACAAGATGGTGATCTTTGGGGAGACTATTACCGAAGAGGGTAAGACAGAGTTGTTACAGCGGCTAGCGAGTGAAACCAGCTATCAATTTCTGGATAGCCTGGTCACATTGCCCGATTCCACGGTAGCCGGCAAACCGTATGGGATCGTCCGTATCAGCGTCGCGCAGTTGCGCCGGCAGCCCGATGAAGCACATGAGATCGTAGACCAGGCGATGATGGGTAGCGAAGTCCGCATATTGAAGATCGAAAAGCGATATTGGGCGTTCTGTCAGCTCGATGACCAGTATCTCGGATGGATGACCATCAGTTCTCTCGTGACTGGCGATTGGCAATTGATCGAACGCTGGAGGCAAGCTGAAAAGCTGATCGTAACCGCCAATTATGGTCAAATCTGGGAAAAGCCTTCAGATAAAAGCGTGCGCTCGGTGAGCGATGTGGTGCGCGGGAATCTTCTCATCCAGCGAGGCAAAAAGCGCGGTTGGTATCACG
This region of candidate division KSB1 bacterium genomic DNA includes:
- a CDS encoding YtxH domain-containing protein, whose product is MDEEKKFSWESFFKGMLAGGLIGAGLALLFAPKSGRELREDIKRKSSELKKDAELLYSEAKEKTEQWWSEGLKKAEQLKQDAEQKLEEAKAKATEIIEEGKKWVDKVTHRGETVVAEVEKKVDKDKRK
- a CDS encoding YdbL family protein, translated to MNKFIGYAISFCLTFILLIVLQWNCSVKAPEVTVTGEKTALENQVIGTYQQIEQDAWTLASVRSTNPGQQQSLPREKKKVIEAIQGRKFNKDDVDEFKKAGLVGENNMGLLEIRNPAKLEADPELKARVTKIVESENNYRQIIMERIMLLNESAAQAGSENVARIFSKMNQDSSEPGTWIQRDDGTWVKKGQ
- the pfp gene encoding diphosphate--fructose-6-phosphate 1-phosphotransferase → MLSSAMGTKGSLGILVGGGPAPGINGVIAAATIEARNAGMKVIGIMDGFEWLQRGDIEHTVELEIKDVSRIHFTGGSILRTSRANPTKNETLLRNTLDAMNRLGLNYLITIGGDDTATSAYELAKNAKGQLRIAHVPKTIDNDLPLPKNLPSIGYETARHIGVKLVENVMEDSRSTNRWYIVVTMGLKTGHLTLGICKAAGATLAIIGEEFHSERISIRNVCDMLEGAMIKRKVMGRTDGVVLIAEGIATRFNEPELRSLPDVTLQYDDYGNIHLSEIDLGKIIKTEIERRLAARGEKVRLIEMNIGYTLRCAPPIPFDCEYARDLGYAAVHFLIDPQFEDQSCAMICVDAGKLVPIELAYLIDPITDRIRLRAVDTKTDSFAVAQKYMIKLNKSDFEEPDQLLALSKAAKMTPEAFRNKFEYLVI
- a CDS encoding C40 family peptidase, with the protein product MKNKRSILAVVVALAWFAGTSNGISQQSNVIPDTVLKIVQQLEQKYQPDRRISRFDVQVRWEGDKMVIFGETITEEGKTELLQRLASETSYQFLDSLVTLPDSTVAGKPYGIVRISVAQLRRQPDEAHEIVDQAMMGSEVRILKIEKRYWAFCQLDDQYLGWMTISSLVTGDWQLIERWRQAEKLIVTANYGQIWEKPSDKSVRSVSDVVRGNLLIQRGKKRGWYHVELPDGRSGYIRASLATPAKSFFNAIKNRSVNDVITTAYQFIGLPYLWGGRSTKGFDCSGFTQTVFKLNGIDLPRDANMQVKVGEPVALDDSLAHLRPGDLLFFGKDIDHIIHVGMYIGDSQFIHSDGMVRINSFNPKDENYSSYRRRGLQAARRVIIQQPTHGGKPQTN
- a CDS encoding DUF948 domain-containing protein codes for the protein MIIEISVAVIAFFIVVFVIGLLIALVQIRRTAKEAEKFLDTARQHIGPISHDLTIIFNDVKRITQSIQLQVTKLEKGVDELKQIATRINEFEKMVQEKIEQPIMAIVSLIASLTRPIRALLDRRKDT